One Clostridiales bacterium DNA segment encodes these proteins:
- a CDS encoding glycosyltransferase, with amino-acid sequence MILIELPGETPYVLYWTALAAATHEEDRFVRIGMFADMYKPHISGVTNCIALHKRRLEECGHEVFVITFGNRDHHDDEPNVMRSWGLAFGDTGYQFGVDHSSDIKRLIPTLDIAHAHHPFVSGRLALKYCSPAGVPVVFTNHTRYDLYSDAYAGFVPRTVRMAYLRRYLSWFAEKTDGVFAPSKGLADWLADFGVTNQAVIVHNAIDTRPFSQPSDPRTKTELGFPEHATVMVYLGRMGKEKSIETLIEAFAIAAKRCPELHVLLLGEGPERGSAERTLAERGLAHRANFVGETPYELVPGYLAACDFFVTASTSETYPLVVLEAAAAGLPVAGVRSPGVGDVVVDGSTGLLSDDSAPALADCIERMASDEVLRLRLSEQAKDAAASYDITLAADITLDLYREIIDARRARSRVALG; translated from the coding sequence TTGATACTGATAGAGTTGCCGGGGGAAACACCGTACGTACTCTACTGGACGGCGCTCGCCGCCGCCACACACGAAGAGGACCGATTCGTGCGTATCGGCATGTTCGCTGACATGTACAAGCCGCACATCAGCGGCGTCACCAACTGCATCGCACTTCACAAGCGCCGACTTGAGGAGTGCGGGCACGAGGTGTTCGTCATCACCTTCGGCAACCGTGATCACCACGACGACGAGCCTAACGTCATGCGCTCATGGGGCCTCGCGTTCGGTGATACCGGCTACCAGTTCGGTGTCGACCACAGCTCCGACATCAAGCGGCTGATCCCTACTCTCGACATCGCCCATGCGCACCACCCGTTCGTGAGCGGACGTCTCGCCCTTAAGTACTGCTCACCCGCTGGTGTACCGGTGGTGTTCACCAATCACACACGCTACGACCTTTACTCGGACGCGTACGCGGGGTTTGTTCCCCGTACCGTCAGGATGGCCTACCTCAGGCGCTACCTCTCTTGGTTCGCCGAGAAGACAGACGGCGTGTTCGCCCCGTCAAAGGGCTTGGCTGATTGGCTCGCCGATTTTGGCGTCACGAATCAAGCGGTCATCGTTCATAACGCTATCGACACGCGCCCGTTTTCCCAGCCGAGCGATCCTCGCACTAAGACTGAGCTCGGCTTCCCTGAACACGCGACGGTGATGGTCTATCTCGGCCGCATGGGCAAGGAGAAGAGTATCGAGACCCTGATCGAGGCGTTTGCAATCGCGGCTAAGCGCTGCCCGGAGCTTCACGTGCTTTTGCTTGGTGAAGGGCCGGAACGAGGCAGCGCCGAAAGGACGCTCGCGGAGCGCGGTCTTGCCCATCGAGCGAACTTCGTCGGTGAGACACCGTACGAGCTGGTCCCCGGGTACCTTGCCGCGTGTGATTTCTTCGTCACGGCGTCGACATCTGAGACGTACCCGCTCGTCGTTCTCGAGGCCGCCGCCGCCGGTCTGCCTGTGGCGGGCGTCCGGTCGCCCGGCGTCGGCGACGTCGTCGTTGACGGCTCAACCGGGCTGCTCAGCGATGATAGTGCTCCCGCACTCGCCGACTGCATCGAAAGAATGGCAAGCGACGAGGTGCTCCGTCTGCGGCTGAGCGAGCAAGCGAAAGACGCGGCCGCCAGCTACGACATCACGCTGGCCGCCGATATAACGCTCGACCTGTACAGGGAAATCATCGACGCGCGACGTGCGCGTTCCCGAGTCGCTCTCGGCTAA